The Thermocrinis ruber genomic sequence AATGCGCTTACAAGGGCTGTAAGCTCTTGCTCTGGGGTTGTTCTCCAAGAAGAAGACCTTGATATTGTAACCCAAGATTACGAAGATTACAGTCTTGAAAGCCTTGAGGATGCGCTAAGAAGAGAAGTTAGAAGGTTAATAGAAGGCGGAGAAAGAAACATATATTACACTCTTATGGATAGGCTTTCCAAAGCCATTGTGCGGGAAGCCTTTTCTCTTTTAAAGGGAAACTACTCAAAGACAGCAAGGACGCTTGGTATCAATAGGCTAACCCTCAAAAAGATGTTGCAGGAAGGCGCTCGATGTGTTCCAAGAGTATAAGGTTCTTTTTAGCTCGTTCTTTACTTTTTTGGTCAAAGCCTCCTTTTATAAAGCTTTCTGACATGAGTCTTAGCTTGTCCCTTTTTTCTTCCATATGAATGAGCTTATTCTCTCCCCACACTTCTTCTCTTGCAAAATCAAGTATTACTTGACCACTATTCATGATCCATCTTCGTGTAGGTTGTGGATACTGCCATGCAGTCCTTATATAAAAAGGTACATCATCCGCTCTGCCGTGAGGTTCCCATACTTTGTTGACAGTAAGCTTTTCTATCCTAATACTTTCAAAAAACAGCTGAAGTAAGTAGAGGTCATGCCAAGCAAGGTCCCACAAGGGAGATATGTAGCCTTTTTCCTTTCCTAACCTTTCTATCTGTATGCTCTCTACCTTTTGTGGAAAAAATTTCAAGCACGAAGAGAATGTTTCTATCTCAGAGAAGATGTCAACTTTTGGCATCCATAGACTGGGGTGGTTGATGGTTAGGACCTGAAGCAGTTCTGATACGCTTAGAAATATGGAGGCGATATAAGTAATAGAAGAAATACTAAGCAAAGTTTTTAAGTGGCACAGGTTTCCTGTAAGCCTAAAATCAGAAGCTGTGCTCTTCTACTTTAAGGGACTTTCTCTAAGAACAATAAGGGAGTTCCTACTTCACGGGGATTATAAAGTAAGCATAGAGAAGCCCTCAGAGAATGGTTCCATGCGGTAGGAAAAGCTCTTCAGGCAAATATACACAACCGCTGTTTGGGTCTATGTGGATAAGACAAAGATAAAAGCAAGGGATAGGACTTACTACCTGTGGCTTGCGGTAGACGAGAGAGGTTTGCCTGTGTCTGTGCATCTTTCAAGAAGAAGGGACTCTTAGACCGCTAAATTGGTTCTTTACAAAACAAAGGCAAAGGGATGCACCACTAACAAAGGACCTTATCCCGCTAAAATAAACAGTTATGACAAAGGGGGAATTAATTTCAAATTTGTTTGGTTTAACCCAGAACGAGCCTTTGCAGGTGTGGACCTATAGACTTAAGGAGAAAGAAACTGCATCTAATAAGCATATAAGGTTTCTCTTAAATAGTGCGTGCTGGCGTTTGCTTTATACGTATAAAGAGTATGAAAAACCCTTTTTCTACGACAGGGAAACAATAATATCTTTAGTGGATATAGGTGATAGTTTTGAGGATGATTACTACGTTTTAGAAAAGGAATCCTCTAATCCTGAGTACTTTTTTAGTAGTCCACAGGCGTGGAGTACATTCATAAACAGTTTTGCAAACCTGTTAATGATTTATAAGAAGGATACGGTGCGTATATCCAAGGGAATAGCAAGAAAGTATATTTTGGGTACAGAGTTCATAGACCAGCGTGCTTACCTAAGGATAGACTTCAAGTATATGCTATTCTTTCCAGAAACC encodes the following:
- a CDS encoding DDE-type integrase/transposase/recombinase, with translation MDKTKIKARDRTYYLWLAVDERGLPVSVHLSRRRDS